In a genomic window of Allomeiothermus silvanus DSM 9946:
- a CDS encoding CAP domain-containing protein: MLILLLSACAQKAPPDNQARAFLDAVNLARSTARECGTQSFAATPPLTWSPQLAQAAQAHSDYMAQTGKFGHEGIGDGTPAERVSRTGYSWRSLGENIAWGQPSSILDLQAVMQGWLGSPGHCSNLMNPAFTQVGMAWSTSSDDRIYWTQVLAAPR, translated from the coding sequence CCTGCGCCCAGAAAGCTCCGCCTGACAACCAAGCCCGGGCTTTCCTAGACGCGGTAAACCTGGCTCGCAGCACCGCCCGCGAGTGCGGCACCCAGTCCTTCGCTGCAACCCCGCCCCTCACCTGGAGCCCCCAGCTCGCCCAGGCCGCCCAGGCCCACAGCGACTACATGGCCCAAACCGGGAAGTTCGGCCATGAGGGAATTGGGGATGGAACCCCGGCGGAACGGGTGAGCAGGACTGGCTATAGCTGGCGCAGCCTAGGGGAAAACATCGCCTGGGGCCAACCCTCGAGCATCCTCGACCTGCAGGCGGTGATGCAGGGCTGGCTGGGAAGCCCCGGCCACTGTAGCAACCTCATGAACCCCGCCTTCACCCAAGTCGGGATGGCCTGGAGCACCAGCAGCGACGACCGCATCTACTGGACTCAGGTCTTGGCCGCCCCACGCTGA
- a CDS encoding PQQ-dependent sugar dehydrogenase — MSLNRFRLASMSGLLAVSLWACGSNAQQIPPGPPDEASRRITLPKGFQIRIFADNLAGTPRFMAVGPDGSLYLSLMSGGKVARLPDANKDGKADKVENLPFNFNQPHGLEFHREGNDWWLYVAQVDKIERLKFNPGGSFSNRQKLLDLPMPAGHSSRTVHFGPDGMMYVSLGSVTNKGNEPDPRFAAILRYKVEADGTVSIPADNPFATDPNPARRPIWAEGLRNSVDFLWTPQGKLWASTHGSDNVRLNPSDPPDNQPYEEMINQIEPGKHYGWPYCIAPVLGANLPPQKPEIPDPTTEASNPQNFDCMKAVPALFTLPAHSAPLGMEWGGSFTNFPKEYQNSVFIALAGSWNTDLPANYRDCKIERIIVENGLPVRSETFANGWRQGGQKCGAAWGRPTDLVAAPDGSMFVSDGHGGRVYRIVYTGNQ; from the coding sequence ATGAGCCTAAACCGATTCCGCTTGGCCAGTATGAGCGGCCTGCTGGCAGTTTCATTGTGGGCCTGTGGTTCCAATGCCCAGCAGATTCCGCCGGGGCCGCCCGATGAGGCTTCAAGGCGAATTACCTTGCCCAAGGGCTTCCAAATACGCATCTTCGCCGATAACCTAGCCGGCACACCCCGCTTCATGGCGGTGGGGCCGGACGGGAGCCTTTACCTCTCGCTGATGTCGGGGGGCAAGGTAGCCCGACTGCCCGACGCCAACAAAGATGGCAAGGCCGATAAGGTGGAGAACCTGCCCTTCAACTTCAATCAGCCGCACGGGCTCGAGTTCCACCGGGAGGGTAACGACTGGTGGCTTTACGTGGCCCAGGTGGACAAAATCGAACGGCTCAAGTTCAATCCCGGAGGGAGCTTCAGCAACCGCCAAAAGCTGCTAGACCTGCCGATGCCCGCCGGCCACAGCAGCCGCACCGTGCACTTCGGGCCCGACGGCATGATGTATGTGTCGCTAGGTTCTGTAACCAACAAGGGCAATGAGCCCGACCCCCGCTTTGCCGCTATCCTGCGCTATAAGGTCGAGGCGGACGGCACCGTGAGCATCCCTGCCGATAACCCCTTCGCAACCGACCCCAACCCTGCCCGACGCCCGATCTGGGCCGAGGGGCTGCGCAATAGCGTGGACTTTCTCTGGACCCCCCAGGGGAAGCTCTGGGCCAGTACCCACGGCAGTGATAACGTGAGGCTCAACCCCAGCGACCCTCCCGATAACCAGCCCTATGAGGAGATGATCAACCAGATCGAGCCGGGTAAGCACTATGGTTGGCCTTACTGCATCGCCCCAGTACTTGGAGCCAACCTTCCCCCACAGAAGCCGGAGATCCCCGACCCCACCACCGAAGCCAGCAACCCGCAGAACTTCGACTGCATGAAAGCCGTACCGGCCCTCTTCACCCTGCCCGCCCACAGCGCCCCGCTGGGGATGGAGTGGGGCGGGAGCTTTACCAACTTTCCCAAGGAATACCAAAATAGCGTCTTCATCGCCCTGGCGGGCTCCTGGAACACCGATCTCCCGGCCAACTACCGCGACTGCAAGATCGAGCGGATCATCGTCGAAAACGGCCTGCCGGTGCGCTCAGAGACCTTCGCCAACGGCTGGCGACAGGGTGGGCAGAAGTGCGGCGCGGCCTGGGGCCGCCCCACCGACCTCGTAGCCGCCCCCGACGGCAGCATGTTCGTCTCCGACGGGCACGGGGGGCGGGTCTACCGGATCGTCTACACCGGAAATCAGTAA